From Sodalis glossinidius str. 'morsitans', the proteins below share one genomic window:
- a CDS encoding IS5 family transposase, translated as MAKQKFKITNWSTYNKALKQRGALTIWLDESAIVAWTEKTTPERRGRPLHYADMAITTVLMMKRVFGLSLSALQGFVDAIFKLMVLLLRCPDYSLISKRAKTVKISIKTPTRGEISPLVIDGTGLKVFGEGEWKVRQHGADRRRVWRKLHMAADSVTHEIICADLSLSGTTDAQALPALINQTQRKIREASADGAYDTRYCHDALLRKKIRPLIPPRGGAQYWPDRYHERNYAVANQHLSGSNDVWKKQVGYHRRSVAETAIFRFKTLMGDHLSLRDYDAQVGEAMAMVKALNKMTLLGMPNSIRIA; from the coding sequence ATGGCAAAGCAAAAGTTTAAAATAACCAACTGGTCCACTTACAACAAAGCTCTCAAGCAGCGCGGGGCTCTGACGATATGGCTGGATGAGTCGGCAATTGTTGCATGGACGGAAAAAACAACGCCTGAACGGCGTGGCCGGCCGCTTCACTACGCAGATATGGCTATCACCACTGTTCTGATGATGAAACGCGTGTTTGGCCTTTCGTTAAGCGCTTTACAGGGCTTCGTTGACGCCATTTTTAAACTGATGGTGCTGCTGCTAAGATGCCCAGACTACTCGCTGATCAGCAAGCGAGCAAAGACAGTTAAGATCAGCATAAAAACGCCTACCCGTGGTGAAATCTCACCTCTAGTCATTGACGGAACCGGCCTGAAGGTCTTTGGCGAAGGCGAATGGAAAGTCCGACAGCATGGTGCCGACAGACGGAGGGTGTGGCGTAAGCTGCATATGGCCGCAGACAGTGTAACGCATGAGATTATCTGTGCTGACTTATCGCTCAGCGGTACGACGGATGCTCAGGCCCTACCCGCTCTGATAAACCAGACCCAGCGGAAAATCAGGGAAGCGTCGGCTGATGGCGCTTACGATACCCGCTACTGTCATGATGCTCTGCTGAGGAAGAAAATAAGGCCTCTTATTCCTCCACGAGGTGGGGCGCAATATTGGCCAGACCGATACCATGAGCGTAACTACGCCGTTGCGAATCAGCATCTAAGCGGCAGTAACGATGTATGGAAAAAGCAAGTGGGCTATCATCGACGCTCAGTGGCTGAAACAGCGATATTCCGGTTCAAAACGCTTATGGGCGATCATCTAAGTCTGCGTGACTATGATGCGCAGGTAGGTGAGGCAATGGCGATGGTCAAAGCGCTTAACAAAATGACGCTGTTAGGAATGCCGAACAGCATCCGGATCGCGTAA
- a CDS encoding glycosyltransferase family 25 protein yields MKIFIINLKESFRRRQCIEYQCRRYNLDYEFTEAVNGHSLSSEEIVQHTRTINYATRPGEIGCALSHIYIYRLICERGLEQALILEDDAKITPEAIPLIQQIALRNDPNRPLLTLLTTCNQYLKKPIHVLDKTHSLHRVIDAAMTHGYVINRAAARNMAAALYPVWMVADKFSLFQDYSLCQVRAVVPPVILHSIHAGQSNIASTPKPTATRLAIWQNLKHHMPWRVKCKHSLWRLLVRPFLSIVKHR; encoded by the coding sequence GTGAAAATTTTCATCATCAATCTGAAAGAATCCTTTAGGCGCCGTCAATGTATTGAATATCAGTGCCGGCGTTACAATCTGGATTATGAATTTACCGAAGCCGTAAATGGTCACTCTCTCAGCAGCGAGGAAATCGTGCAGCATACACGTACCATCAATTACGCCACCCGTCCGGGTGAAATAGGGTGTGCGCTTAGCCATATCTATATCTATCGCCTTATTTGCGAGCGGGGCCTGGAACAGGCTCTGATCCTTGAGGATGATGCCAAGATTACGCCGGAAGCCATTCCGCTTATTCAACAAATCGCTCTGCGCAATGATCCCAATCGGCCGCTGCTGACCCTGCTCACTACCTGCAATCAATACTTGAAGAAACCCATTCATGTGCTGGATAAAACGCATAGCTTGCACAGGGTCATTGATGCCGCCATGACGCACGGCTATGTCATTAATCGCGCGGCCGCGCGCAATATGGCGGCGGCCCTCTATCCGGTATGGATGGTGGCGGACAAATTTTCTCTCTTTCAGGATTACTCGCTGTGCCAGGTTCGCGCCGTCGTGCCGCCGGTCATTTTGCATAGCATACATGCCGGTCAGTCCAACATCGCTAGCACCCCTAAACCCACGGCGACGCGCCTGGCCATATGGCAAAACTTAAAGCATCACATGCCCTGGCGGGTGAAATGCAAACATTCGCTTTGGCGACTATTAGTCAGACCGTTTTTGTCTATAGTGAAACATCGCTAA